Proteins from one Conger conger unplaced genomic scaffold, fConCon1.1 SCAFFOLD_66, whole genome shotgun sequence genomic window:
- the LOC133119556 gene encoding immunoglobulin lambda-1 light chain-like, translated as MGTGAPGLGGPIGTGAPGLGGPMGIGAPGFGAPIGTGAPGGLLGQSVVQPNAVVTAQLGDTVTLPCFCSDRRGAAVISWIKHPLGQKPQHVTKMVNYDRDAVFFNEFKNSPRLSAKTAEGSFNLTVSNVEPSDSATYYCTFIHFFGEISFGNGSTLIVTGPESQSRTVVLQQPESESVQPGDSVTLQCTVHSETCAGEHSVHWFRPGSGESPPGIIHTHGHRSDECQRSSGTVSPTQSCVYNFPKRNLSLSDAGTYYCAVATCGEILFGNGTKLDVEEGQAKIRT; from the exons aTGGGCaccggggcccctggtttgggagggcccattGGCACTGGGGCCCCcggtttgggagggcccatgggcaTCGGGGCCCCTGGTTTTGGAGCGCCCATtggcactggggcccctg GTGGTCTGCTTGGGCAGAGTGTAGTTCAGCCCAACGCTGTGGTGACAGCTCAGCTTGGAGACACCGTGACTCTCCCGTGTTTCTGTTCTGATAGAAGAGGAGCAGCCGTGATCAGCTGGATAAAGCACCCacttggacagaagcctcagcATGTCACAAAGATGGTGAACTATGATAGAGATGCTGTGTTTTTcaatgagtttaaaaacagtCCACGTCTCAGTGCTAAGACAGCAGAGGGAAGCTTTAACCTGACTGTCTCAAATGTAGAGCCATCAGATTCAGCAACATACTACTGCACTTTTATTCACTTCTTCGGTGAAATCAGCTTTGGAAATGGAAGTACATTAATAGTGACGG ggccagagtcccagagcaggacagtagtgctgcagcagcccgagtctgagtcagtgcagccaggagactctgtgactctgcagtgtacagtacactctgagacctgtgcaggagaacacagtgtgcactggttcagaccgggctcaggagagtcccctccaggaatcattcacacccatggacacaggagcgatgagtgccagaggagctctgggactgtgtctcccacacagagctgtgtctacaacttccccaagaggaacctcagcctctctgatgctgggacttactactgtgctgtggccacctgtggggagatcctgtttgggaaTGGGACCAAGCTGGATGTTGAGG AAGGCCAAGCTAAGATCAGAACGTAA